From one Humulus lupulus chromosome 8, drHumLupu1.1, whole genome shotgun sequence genomic stretch:
- the LOC133796318 gene encoding uncharacterized protein LOC133796318 produces the protein MERRMEALFEKRAEKEGEGILLMTMAVGSCSLFDMEKSVCNHGMFMMPPNVWIPSSKSLQRPLRLADDATSLTLSVSQSNHYLYVRHFSQHSNFSMNDQRVIQEQIVRMLRITESDARDVREFHKVCPRAKETGFGRLFRSPSLFEDAVKSILLCNCTWGRTLKMAEALCKLQYDISQNNVDGVSSRTRGVKRKLVYPKENEKVMKIGNFPNAREIVSRGENDFMERMSPVLGYRAKHIFKLAKDVHSGKLSVLRELEEASEKRLCREDMIINKIRGFGPFACANILMCVGHYQKVPVDSETIRHLQQIHGRKKCNKKTIQKEVKEIYDKYAPFQCLAYWMELLEYYENKFGKLSQLPQSSYHTISGSKL, from the exons atggaGAGAAGAATGGAGGCATTATTCGAAAAGAGAGCAGAGAAAGAGGGAGAGGGAATTTTGTTGATGACAATGGCAGTAGGAAGTTGTAGTTTATTCGACATGGAGAAAAGTGTATGCAATCATGGGATGTTTATGATGCCTCCAAATGTGTGGATTCCATCCTCCAAATCACTCCAAAGACCTCTCCGACTCGCTGACGATGCCACTTCTCTCACTCTTTCAGTCTCTCAGTCAAACCATTATCTCTATGTCCGCCACTTCTCTCAACACTCTAATTTCTCCATGAATGACCAACGTGTAATACAG GAACAAATTGTTCGTATGCTGAGGATCACAGAAAGTGATGCAAGAGATGTCAGAGAGTTTCACAAAGTGTGTCCACGCGCTAAGGAGACGGGCTTTGGTAGGCTTTTTCGTTCTCCATCTCTCTTTGAAGATGCTGTCAAGTCCATCCTTCTCTGCAATTGCAC ATGGGGAAGGACACTTAAAATGGCTGAAGCTCTATGCAAACTCCAATATGACATATCACAAAACAATGTGGATGGAGTTAGTAGTAGAACTAGAGGTGTAAAGAGGAAACTGGTGTATCCCAAAGAAAATGAAAAAGTGATGAAAATAGGGAATTTTCCAAACGCAAGAGAAATAGTGAGCCGTGGGGAGAACGATTTCATGGAGAGAATGAGTCCTGTGCTTGGATATAGAGCCAAGCATATTTTTAAACTGGCTAAGGACGTTCATAGTGGAAAACTTAGTGTGCTGCGAGAACTGGAGGAAGCTTCTGAGAAGAGGTTGTGCCGGGAGGACATGATCATCAACAAGATCAGAGGTTTTGGTCCCTTTGCATGTGCCAACATCTTGATGTGTGTCGGTCACTATCAAAAAGTTCCTGTTGACTCCGAAACCATCAGGCATTTACAACAG ATTCATGGAAGGAAAAAATGCAACAAGAAAACTATTCAAAAAGAGGTCAAAGAAATTTATGACAAGTATGCACCATTCCAGTGCTTGGCATATTG GATGGAACTGTTGGAATACTACGAAAACAAATTCGGGAAGCTGAGTCAATTGCCACAGTCTAGTTATCATACCATTAGCGGTAGCAAGCTTTGA